Proteins found in one Brachyspira murdochii DSM 12563 genomic segment:
- a CDS encoding ABC transporter ATP-binding protein has protein sequence MLIKKVKEFFKKDSRPFDYGAVTEEHRKKYYSNPEKHPYKRMFSYAMRHKKLFIPSFLLSIGYTIINILPPFFGQMAIAITGGKRVDILDKIPFVADLTARFSNINTKDLAQQFLTADPIANPVIIAQFTFIIIIGFIYVLFRVGFDYVKTFLFAFTAQEIGKDVRADMMKGLLNTDIAYFKQEKEGDLMSRVINESGSIESFLSSTLPNMVTVPLTLILTLAMLLILNVKLTIACFVAAPLIALGIDKVSKLIRTRVTAQQNFLGSTTSVIQEDIRGIEVIKIFSKEDAEVSRYKTLYSELINLMRKMSLLTSLNRPMTELVMIVAMLVILAYGGFLIFKGEMPFEFLWGFLLYMLNISTPVRDLSGIVINLQMTKMIAMRVFEIIDLPAENVNDPTKKEMKPIEHSITFENVNFEYPRRSNSDPFHLGPVSFNVKKGDVVAFVGNSGGGKTTLISLIPKLFTPSSGVIRFDGIDINELNTRSVRNQIGVVSQENILFYGTVRENILYANPNATDDELVRAAKIAHADEFILKLPNGYDTHIGPRGVMLSGGQRQRIALARAVVKKPSILILDEATSALDTESEMYVQKALNDIINLQTTFVIAHRLSTIKNATYICVVENGKIIESGTHEELMKRGGKYQYLYSLQFRE, from the coding sequence ATGTTAATAAAAAAAGTAAAAGAATTTTTTAAGAAAGATAGTAGACCATTTGATTATGGTGCTGTTACTGAAGAACATAGAAAAAAATATTATTCTAATCCTGAAAAACATCCTTATAAAAGAATGTTTTCTTACGCTATGCGTCATAAGAAATTGTTTATACCTTCTTTCCTTTTAAGTATAGGTTATACAATAATAAATATACTTCCTCCATTTTTTGGACAGATGGCTATAGCTATAACAGGAGGAAAAAGAGTTGATATTTTAGATAAAATACCATTTGTTGCTGACTTAACAGCTAGATTTAGCAATATAAACACAAAAGATTTAGCACAGCAGTTTTTAACTGCTGATCCTATTGCAAATCCTGTTATAATTGCTCAGTTTACATTTATAATTATAATAGGCTTCATTTATGTATTGTTTAGGGTTGGATTTGACTATGTAAAGACTTTTCTTTTTGCATTTACTGCTCAGGAGATAGGAAAAGATGTGCGTGCTGATATGATGAAAGGACTTCTTAATACTGACATAGCATATTTTAAGCAGGAAAAAGAAGGTGATTTAATGAGCAGAGTTATAAATGAGTCGGGAAGTATAGAGAGTTTTTTATCTAGTACATTGCCTAATATGGTAACTGTGCCTTTAACTTTAATACTTACATTGGCTATGCTTCTTATATTAAATGTAAAACTTACTATAGCTTGCTTTGTGGCTGCCCCTTTAATAGCTTTGGGTATAGATAAGGTTTCAAAACTTATAAGAACAAGAGTTACAGCACAGCAGAATTTTTTAGGAAGTACCACTTCTGTTATTCAGGAAGATATAAGGGGAATAGAGGTTATAAAAATATTTTCTAAAGAGGATGCTGAAGTTTCAAGATATAAAACTTTATACAGTGAGCTTATTAATTTAATGAGAAAGATGAGTTTGCTAACATCTTTAAACAGACCTATGACAGAACTTGTAATGATAGTCGCTATGCTTGTTATACTTGCTTACGGCGGATTTTTAATATTTAAAGGAGAAATGCCTTTTGAGTTTTTATGGGGATTTTTGCTTTATATGCTTAATATATCTACTCCTGTAAGAGATTTATCTGGTATAGTTATAAATTTGCAGATGACTAAAATGATAGCTATGAGAGTTTTTGAAATTATAGATTTACCTGCAGAAAATGTTAATGACCCTACTAAAAAAGAAATGAAACCTATAGAGCATTCTATAACTTTTGAAAATGTCAATTTTGAATATCCTAGAAGAAGTAACAGTGATCCTTTTCATTTGGGACCTGTAAGTTTCAATGTTAAAAAAGGAGATGTAGTTGCTTTTGTAGGCAATTCTGGAGGCGGTAAAACTACACTTATAAGTTTAATACCTAAATTATTTACTCCAAGCAGCGGTGTTATAAGATTTGATGGTATTGATATAAATGAATTAAATACTAGAAGTGTAAGAAATCAGATAGGTGTTGTATCACAGGAAAATATATTATTCTATGGTACTGTAAGAGAAAATATTTTGTATGCTAATCCAAATGCCACAGACGATGAACTAGTGAGAGCAGCAAAAATAGCTCATGCTGATGAGTTTATTCTTAAACTTCCTAATGGCTATGATACTCATATTGGTCCTAGAGGTGTAATGTTATCAGGAGGGCAGCGTCAGCGTATAGCTTTGGCAAGGGCCGTAGTAAAAAAACCTTCTATACTCATACTTGATGAAGCTACAAGTGCATTGGATACCGAAAGTGAAATGTATGTTCAGAAAGCTTTAAATGATATTATTAATCTTCAAACTACATTTGTTATAGCACATAGACTTTCTACTATTAAAAATGCTACTTATATATGCGTTGTTGAAAATGGTAAAATAATAGAGTCTGGAACACATGAAGAATTGATGAAAAGAGGCGGTAAGTATCAATATTTGTATTCTTTACAGTTTAGAGAATAA
- a CDS encoding ABC transporter ATP-binding protein, translating to MSDVIINIENLKKTYIGPPKVEVLKSLSLQVYKNEILAITGESGSGKTTLLNLIGGIDNITDGIINIAGNNIGKMNEGQLAHFRNSSLGYVFQFHNLLGEFSAVENVMIPSLMLKYNKKEAKQKAEYLLETVGLKDRMDHRIGELSGGEAQRVAIARALINKPSVVLADEPTGNLDKKNAELVRELLWNMTKQSNASLIIVTHSVSIANMADRKLRLEYGENLIEY from the coding sequence ATGAGTGATGTTATCATTAATATAGAAAACTTAAAAAAAACTTATATTGGTCCTCCTAAAGTTGAGGTATTAAAGTCATTGAGTTTACAGGTATATAAAAATGAAATACTTGCCATAACAGGAGAGTCTGGAAGCGGAAAAACTACACTTTTAAATCTAATAGGCGGAATAGACAATATAACTGATGGTATTATAAATATAGCTGGAAATAATATAGGAAAAATGAATGAAGGACAGCTTGCTCATTTTAGAAACAGTTCACTTGGATATGTATTTCAGTTTCATAATTTGCTTGGAGAGTTTAGTGCGGTAGAAAATGTTATGATACCTTCTTTAATGCTTAAATATAATAAAAAAGAAGCGAAGCAAAAGGCTGAATATTTACTTGAAACTGTAGGTTTAAAAGATAGAATGGATCATCGAATAGGGGAGCTTTCTGGCGGAGAGGCACAAAGAGTTGCTATAGCGAGGGCATTAATAAATAAACCTAGTGTTGTTTTGGCTGATGAGCCTACTGGAAACTTAGATAAAAAAAATGCTGAGCTTGTAAGAGAGCTTTTATGGAATATGACAAAACAGAGTAATGCTTCTTTAATAATAGTTACTCATTCAGTTTCTATAGCTAATATGGCTGATAGAAAACTGCGTTTGGAGTATGGTGAAAATTTAATAGAATACTAA
- a CDS encoding ABC transporter permease, producing MLGVRYLRAKKKFSFVSVITIICVLGILVGDMVMITVLSVMNGFQDDIRDKILGMRAHINISSYSDGAISDYKYVVDNIMDNKDITSAYPYIVIPCIMRSYNFTILITVRSFEDNIFSTDKDFIKYFNFVEGNNKDMKTNEALIGSEMAKDYALSVGDTIDIISASGSFDRGFKPQKTTFTIKGVYKTGYYEYDSRMVIVPLSAGQSMVGYSNAVTGVAVKVKNFFDADKVAKQIDSDLKEFYNVMPWMLFDRNFFQALHTEKLMLALILSFIILIAALNIASSQIIFVKDKRRDIAIIKTLGLRPSNVAKVFFLEGAIIGVIGTVLGVIFGVLLANYVNEALEGIRIILQAIVNIIWFIPSAISSNISIPIVPDFFPSDIYYVSGGLPSIIHASQVIMVACISFLLSVLFAIIPAYIASRYKPAEVLRYE from the coding sequence ATGCTTGGCGTTAGATATTTAAGAGCCAAAAAAAAATTTTCATTTGTTTCTGTTATTACAATTATATGTGTTCTTGGTATATTAGTAGGCGATATGGTAATGATTACTGTGCTTTCTGTGATGAATGGTTTTCAGGACGATATTAGAGATAAAATACTTGGTATGCGTGCCCATATAAATATTAGTTCCTACAGTGATGGTGCTATTAGCGATTATAAATATGTTGTTGATAATATAATGGATAATAAAGATATAACCAGTGCATACCCGTATATAGTCATTCCTTGTATAATGCGTTCTTATAATTTTACTATTTTAATTACTGTAAGATCCTTTGAAGATAATATATTTTCTACTGATAAAGATTTTATAAAATATTTTAATTTTGTTGAAGGCAATAATAAAGATATGAAAACCAATGAGGCATTAATAGGTTCAGAAATGGCAAAGGATTATGCTTTATCAGTTGGAGATACTATAGATATAATCTCTGCTTCTGGCAGTTTTGATAGAGGATTCAAACCTCAGAAAACAACTTTTACAATTAAGGGGGTGTATAAAACAGGATATTATGAATATGACAGCAGAATGGTTATAGTACCGCTTTCTGCAGGTCAGTCTATGGTTGGCTACAGTAATGCTGTTACTGGTGTAGCAGTTAAGGTAAAGAATTTTTTTGATGCTGATAAAGTAGCCAAACAAATAGACAGTGATTTAAAAGAATTTTATAATGTTATGCCTTGGATGCTTTTTGACAGGAATTTCTTTCAGGCACTTCATACTGAAAAATTGATGCTTGCTTTGATACTTTCTTTTATAATATTAATAGCGGCCTTAAATATTGCTTCAAGCCAGATAATATTTGTAAAAGATAAAAGGCGTGATATTGCTATAATAAAAACATTAGGTTTGAGACCTTCAAATGTTGCTAAAGTTTTCTTTTTGGAAGGTGCTATAATAGGTGTAATAGGTACGGTGCTTGGTGTGATATTTGGTGTACTCCTTGCCAATTATGTAAATGAGGCTTTGGAAGGTATAAGAATAATACTTCAGGCGATAGTTAATATTATTTGGTTTATACCGTCAGCTATTAGCTCTAATATATCAATACCTATAGTTCCAGACTTTTTCCCTTCAGATATATACTATGTAAGCGGAGGGCTTCCTTCCATAATACATGCTTCTCAGGTCATAATGGTAGCTTGTATTTCATTTTTGCTTTCTGTATTATTTGCTATAATACCTGCTTATATCGCAAGCAGATATAAACCTGCGGAGGTACTAAGGTATGAGTGA